GTTAAACTTGTTAGTTATCAAGAGTCGCTTAAAGAAGTACCAACAGCCTATATAGTCGTCTTGAAAAAGGATAACGTAGAAAATATCGAACCTAAATTTCGCAAAAACGGAAGATTAATTTTTAGTTTTAAAGATGATAATATAAAATACTCTCTGGTATCTCTATTTTTTGGAGCTAAAGTACTTCCAATAGTAAATCTAAAATTGTTAAAAGAATATGGAATAGAACTAAAACCTATAATATTTAAAGTAGCAGAAATTTACAATGAGAATGATAAACTTTAATTCACTTATTATAAAAATATTAATAGTAATATTTTTAATAATCTCTATCTTTTTTCTATACAATCTTTTTAACCTGAAATTAGCAAAAGAGTCTTTGGAAAATATGGAAAATAGCAGAGTAGAATCTATTATAGAAAATGAGATTTCCATATTGAAAGACTCAATATATTTTGATTTTGAGGAGCCTATAAAAGATAGTTTAAATAGAATATTTCTTCACTTAAATAATTTAAAAGGAATATATTTAAAAAACTATATTACTAAAAAAGAGTATAAATTATTTAGAGATTCTAAAAACCCTTTTATCTCAAAAAATAGTAATCTAATATATAAAAAATTTAAAATTTATAATGATAAAGAAGAGATCGCAGAGATTGAAGTTGCTTATGAAAATCTTTATTCAAAAGAGTTTTTTATAAAATATAAAAATGCTCTATTTTTTACTTTAATTATCTTTTTAACTATTTTATTATTTTTATTTATATATTTATATAGAAAAATCAAGGCAATATATATTTTGGCCAATGATTTAAAAAATATAGACCCTAACAATCCAAAGATTCTTAAAACTATGGATAGATATTTTGAAATAGTTCTAATTGTAAACTCTATAAATAGCTTTTTGCTTAAGTTAAAAGATAGCAGTGAAATTTCAAAAAGACTATATAGAAAGCTTATTGAAAAACAGAATCACTTAGAAGATGCTCAAAGATTAGCTCATATAGGAAGTTGGGAATATATTCCAGAAAAAAATAGATTCTTTGTAAGTAAAGAGTTTTTTAGATTGATAGGATTTAAAAAAGATGAAAAAATCAATTGGCAGATTTTTTTAAAAAAAATCCCAAGCGATGACAGAAAGATTTTTGAAGATAAAATAAAAATAGCTTTACAGAACGGTTCAAAATTTGATTTTATTCATAAAATAATGAATAAATATGGAAAAATAAAATATTTAAAAACGGAGGCAAAAGTTAAAAAACATAAAAATAACCCTACTAAAATTCTTGGTATTAGTATGGATATAACAGAAGAGATGGAAGCTAAAAAGAAAGTCGAATTTTTAGCTTATCATGATACGCTTACTCTTTTACTAAATAGAACCGCTTTTTTGGAAAGAATGGATTTTTTTATAAAACTGTCTAAAAGAAAAAATCTAAAGTTTGCAATTTTGTATATAGACCTAGATAATTTTAAATATATAAACGATACTTTTGGACATACGGTAGGAGATGAGCTTTTAGTTATAGTATCAAAAATATTAAAAAATATTCTAAGAGAATCTGATGTTATAGCAAGAGTAGGAGGAGATGAATTTATTATACTTTTACCTTTTATCAATAATAAAGATGATATAGAAAAGATATCAAAAAAGATTATTAATAGTATTTCAAAAGAGTACAACATTAAAAACTACGTTTTTAATGTAACTTGTAGTATAGGAATATCTACATTTCCAGATGATAGTTTAGATGCCGAAGAGTTGATCAAATATGCAGATACTGTGATGTACGAATCCAAAAAAAATGGAAAAAACAGATATAACTTTTTTGATGTTTCTATTAAAAAAAGTATGGAAAACTATCATGAGATTACAAAAGATTTAAAAGAAGCACTGAAAAAAGATAATGAAATCAGACTCTATTTTCAACCAAAAATCTCATTAACATATAGAGAGATTGTTAGTGCAGAAGTGTTATCTAGATGGATGCATCCTATTAAAGGATTAATGTATCCAAATGAATATATCCATATTGCAGAAAATAGTAATTTAATTATTGAATATGACAATTACATAATCGAAAAAAGTTTTGCACAGATAAAAGAGTGGGAAAATTCTGAGTTTAGCCTTTTATCTTTATCTGTAAATATTTCGGCAAGACAGTTTAAAAGTAAAGAGTTTTTATCAAAAATAGAAGAACTGTTAAAAGTTTATAAAATAGATCCGAAAAAAATAGAGTTTGAAATAACTGAAACTTTAGCAATGGACAATATCGAAAACAGTATTGAGATACTTGAAAAAATCAAGAAATTGGGATTTAAAATATCAATAGATGATTTTGGTTCAGGATATTCATCTTTAAACTATTTAAAGAGATTGCCTTATGATACCATTAAAATAGATAGAGAATTTATAAAAGATTTACATATAGACAATGATGATATCATCATAACAAAATTGATTGTACAACTAGCAAAAACACTAAATAAAAAAGCAGTTGCAGAAGGTGTGGAAATAGATGAACATATAAAGATTTTAAAGTCTATAGGCTGCGATTTTGTACAAGGATACTATTTTGCTAAACCTATGGATAAAGAAGATTTTTTAGACTATGTAAAAAATTTTTAAAGACCCCTCCCCAGATACCCGCGGCACACAGTTCCAAGAGGTGCTCTGCTGCGTTCCCGCCCTGAAGCTTTGCCTCTTGAAACTGTTGCACGGGTCTGAAGAGGAGCAGTGAAAACTCAAAAAGCTCTCAATGCTCCTCTCCTGGCGGAGAGAGTGGGATTCGAACCCACGAAGGGCTGTTAACCCTTACACGCGTTCCAGGCGTGCGCCTTCAACCACTCGGCCATCTCCCCATATTAGTAGATAGTTGATGGTTAATAGTTAATTGATTTTAACTGTTTACTATAAACTATCGACTATCCACTAACAAAGTGGCGGGGAGGCAGGGATTCGAACCCTGGGTGGGCTCATCACCCACGCCGGTTTTCAAGACCGGTGCATTAAACCAGCTCTGCCACCTCCCCTTAAGGGAGAAAAAAGTAGCTTGGAGGCGGCACCCGGATTCGAACCGGGGATCAGGGCTTTGCAGGCCCGTGCCTTACCACTTGGCTATGCCGCCGCAATGCTTTGCATAAGTGCTCGAAACTCTAATGTGTGTTAACAATTTTTTCGACAAGCAGTTGTCGAAAAAATTCCATAAATTTTAAGTTAACCAAAATGACCGTGATTTTCTATGCAATCGCTACACTCTGCATATACGAAAATCACTTTAGAGTGTGTTAGTAAAAAAATTGACAAGCAGTTGTCAATTTTTTTCCATATGGTGCCCGAGGCCGGACTTGAACCGGCACGGAGAAAACCTCCGAGGGATTTTAAGTCCCTTGCGTCTACCAATTCCGCCACCCGGGCAAAAAGCGTTAAGAAAAACATCAACTGCTTGATGTTTTTTAGCTTTTTGGACATTTTTGTTATGCAAGTCCTATTTTGCTTGCAAAATAGTGACGAGCATTAAAAATGTCAGGGTACCTTGAAATAAATTCATTTACGGACGTAAATGAATTTATGGTTATTGTTTTGATGTGCAAACTTGCACCAAAACAGCGGGGTACCGATTGTAAATGAATTTATGGTTAATGGAGCGGGAGACGGGATTCGAACCCGCGACCCCAACCTTGGCAAGGTTGTGCTCTACCCCTGAGCTACTCCCGCGTGTGAATTTGGATTGCAATTATAACTAAAATATTTTAAATTGTAAATAGTTTGTATAAGTCCAATACATATGGCACTCATTATGATTTTCAAGAAGGTATTTTACCGGAGATTTAAAATTAAGTGAATAGTGTGGTATTTTGGTATTGTAATCGATGAGCCAATTAGCAAGATGTTTATTAAATTCTTCCAAATCTGTAAAGAGAAGGTCTTCATAGTAATCAACAAACTGTTCTTGAATAGTTCTATTAAATCGTTCATTATGGGCATTCATTTTAGGGCTTTTAGGATATGTCCAATAGTGAATAAAGTTTTTTTGTTGGAGTAAAGCATCAAACTCTTTTTTAAATTCACTACCATTATCTGAAAGAATAGCAAGAGAGTATTTTTGCTTGTTTTTTATAGAGGTAATGCCATCAATGAGAGCT
This Nitrosophilus labii DNA region includes the following protein-coding sequences:
- a CDS encoding sensor domain-containing protein — protein: MRMINFNSLIIKILIVIFLIISIFFLYNLFNLKLAKESLENMENSRVESIIENEISILKDSIYFDFEEPIKDSLNRIFLHLNNLKGIYLKNYITKKEYKLFRDSKNPFISKNSNLIYKKFKIYNDKEEIAEIEVAYENLYSKEFFIKYKNALFFTLIIFLTILLFLFIYLYRKIKAIYILANDLKNIDPNNPKILKTMDRYFEIVLIVNSINSFLLKLKDSSEISKRLYRKLIEKQNHLEDAQRLAHIGSWEYIPEKNRFFVSKEFFRLIGFKKDEKINWQIFLKKIPSDDRKIFEDKIKIALQNGSKFDFIHKIMNKYGKIKYLKTEAKVKKHKNNPTKILGISMDITEEMEAKKKVEFLAYHDTLTLLLNRTAFLERMDFFIKLSKRKNLKFAILYIDLDNFKYINDTFGHTVGDELLVIVSKILKNILRESDVIARVGGDEFIILLPFINNKDDIEKISKKIINSISKEYNIKNYVFNVTCSIGISTFPDDSLDAEELIKYADTVMYESKKNGKNRYNFFDVSIKKSMENYHEITKDLKEALKKDNEIRLYFQPKISLTYREIVSAEVLSRWMHPIKGLMYPNEYIHIAENSNLIIEYDNYIIEKSFAQIKEWENSEFSLLSLSVNISARQFKSKEFLSKIEELLKVYKIDPKKIEFEITETLAMDNIENSIEILEKIKKLGFKISIDDFGSGYSSLNYLKRLPYDTIKIDREFIKDLHIDNDDIIITKLIVQLAKTLNKKAVAEGVEIDEHIKILKSIGCDFVQGYYFAKPMDKEDFLDYVKNF